One Xyrauchen texanus isolate HMW12.3.18 chromosome 46, RBS_HiC_50CHRs, whole genome shotgun sequence DNA segment encodes these proteins:
- the LOC127638478 gene encoding von Willebrand factor A domain-containing protein 5A-like isoform X1 encodes MMNSGGLVSEGKIPVPLKSISVDVQVQGHVVTVTSTLQYVNEEERHLEALFVFPLPADAAVCHFSAKIGEQEIVAEVQERQSARDQYDDAVSSGQQAFLLEESAESSDVFRLCVGCLSPGQNAAITIIYVTELAVQADHALRFCLPAVLNPRYTPAGSGGGIVSEISSVCGSVPYSLTLSVHVSSPNPISKLESNCTLDPLVFLNSEHTHATVNLSPGHMFDKDVELFLYYQNTHQPTAIVEAGVATDQPGSLMGDPVVMISLYPEFPEEVMSSLGSQGEFVFVVDRSGSMDDMMHHGKGAQSRIEGAKDTLLLLLKSLPMGCYFNIYGFGSHFESLFPKSVLYNQDTMDEALKRVKKMQADMVGTEILQPLKHIYNQPCYPDHPRQLFIFTDGEVFNTKEVLDLVKSHTHSHRCFSFGIGEGASTTLITGMAREGSGHAQFITGSDRMQPKVMQSLKLALQPAVVNISVKWTVQDGITVETLSQPINVIFHGQRTLIYAHLKGESSGSSEGTVTVTYSLKDQPVTNQLHFCLKPTEDTGLAVHRLAARALIQSLEQQERAGGAGMEDIKSRMVELSVQAGVSCVHTAFIAINKDSRQTVKGPLLQRRVPTADVSGVYCYQGPYQASLDNDLLLKSSLSGMFSSRRSGSFARCKSYVNAKFVGACAGIIGFKKSLKSNKGFPVQEQKSGIPQKVTALFSSRYETSAVLSGQEISQGKQEVDVELQKDSLLQLVSLQKASGCWDLTPTLAHVFGKTEDELTNQKPAEVNQSVWATLLALIWLYGCKIKDQVEWQFVAMKAASWIRSQKVCEIEVPERLIMSYDALRTFGTAQRCRQVPVRQATEQEILLAHSEEYLEAVKQTPKMTEEQLMEFSKKYNDVYFHQNIYHCAQLAVGATLQLVDSVMKREVRNGMALVRPPGHHSQRSAANGFCVFNNVAIAALYAQKNYSVNRILIVDWDVHHGQGVQYCFEEDPSVLYFSWHRYEHQTFWPNLPESDYTSIGKGKGSGFNINLPWNKVGMTNSDYLSAFFHVLLPVAYEFDPELVLVCAGFDSAIGDPEGEMCATPEIFAHLTQLLMPLAAGKMCVVLEGGYNLKSLTQSVCQTVQTLLGDPAPRLSEHSAPCVSALDSIANVRTAHSPYWSCFKHLDTNSDRSIKRRKLEEKNGGAKDAKPLLETETKKKMEDIVWPEPLPRSSPALRTVVAPPPGVEVALPVGCQVLGEISKSASDVAQKIRDKLFQDASDQKMLQPLGNIISVLDQMKSKEVCNGCVLVPDLNVSVQCSVEHALTSLAKRVLIVFIGDGKLPVDTTDGTALLVQICSEEAEEEKSVNHVSLCLRIGESFTAGFMQIVLGLLLPLAYEFNPYLVLGVVEEGKWKTLLPPVWGHLISLLQGLAQGRTLALLQGYDKDLVEVTAAALSGAPAPALGALGPPKPEDFQAMEKQRQRLQKRWGLLRCTVSES; translated from the exons ATGATGAACAGCGGTGGCCTTGTGTCTGAAGGAAAAATACCAG tgCCTCTGAAGAGCATCTCAGTGGATGTGCAAGTtcaggggcatgttgtcacagtcACGTCCACTCTGCAGTATGTGAATGAGGAAGAGCGCCACCTGGAGGCCTTGTTCGTCTTCCCTCTGCCAGCTGATGCTGCTGTCTGCCACTTCAGTGCCAAGATCGGAGAGCAGGAGATTGTGGCAGAGGTGCAAGAGAGGCAGAGT GCGAGAGATCAGTATGATGATGCTGTGAGCTCGGGTCAGCAGGCGTTTCTGTTGGAAGAGAGCGCAGAGAGTTCTGATGTGTTCAGACTGTGTGTTGGGTGTCTGTCACCGGGTCAGAACGCTGCCATCACCATCATCTACGTCACCGAGCTCGCTGTTCAGGCCGATCATGCCTTGCGCTTCTGTCTGCCTGCTGTACTCAACCCCCGATACACACCAGCAG GTTCAGGTGGTGGAATAGTTTCCGAGATTTCATCAGTATGTGGATCTGTTCCCTACTCTCTGACTCTCAGTGTTCATGTGAGCTCTCCAAACCCCATCTCCAAACTCGAGTCCAACTGCACTCTGGATCCTCTAGTGTTCCTCAACTCTGAACACACTCACGCAACG GTGAATCTGAGTCCCGGTCACATGTTTGATAAGGACGTTGAGCTGTTTCTGTACTATCAGAATACCCATCAGCCCACTGCCATAGTGGAGGCAGGAGTGGCCACTGACCAGCCAG GTTCTTTGATGGGGGATCCAGTAGTCATGATCAGTTTGTACCCAGAGTTCCCCGAGGAAGTGATGTCATCATTGGGATCTCAAGGCGAGTTTGTTTTCGTGGTTGACAGATCAGGTAGTATGGATGACATGATGCATCATGGGAAAGGAGCACAGAGTCGCATAGAAGGTGCAAAG GACACTCTACTCTTATTGTTGAAGAGTCTACCAATGGGATGCTACTTCAATATCTATGGATTTGGCTCTCATTTCGAGTCGTTATTCCC tAAGAGTGTTCTGTACAATCAGGACACAATGGATGAGGCTCTGAAGAGAGTGAAGAAAATGCAAGCAGACATGGTCGGCACTGAGATTTTACAACCGCTAAAACACATCTACAATCAGCCCTGTTACCCCGATCACCCCAGACAG CTGTTTATCTTCACTGATGGAGAGGTTTTTAACACTAAAGAGGTGCTGGACCTGGTGAAAAGTCATACTCACTCTCACAG GTGTTTCTCATTCGGGATTGGTGAGGGTGCAAGTACCACCCTCATTACAGGAATGGCCAGAGAGGGATCTGGTCACGCCCAGTTCATCACAGGCTCTGACCGCATGCAGCCCAAA GTGATGCAGTCCCTCAAGCTTGCATTGCAGCCTGCAGTAGTCAATATCTCTGTGAAGTGGACTGTGCAGGACGGCATTACTGTTGAGACACTATCCCAACCAATCAATGTAATCTTCCATGGTCAAAGGACACTAATATATGCCCATCTTAAAGGAGAG AGTTCAGGAAGTTCTGAAGGAACAGTGACTGTGACATACAGCCTGAAAGATCAACCAGTGACAAACCAGCTCCACTTCTGCCTGAAACCAACTGAAGACACTGG GTTGGCAGTCCACCGTCTGGCGGCTCGGGCCCTCATTCAATCGCTGGAGCAGCAGGAGAGGGCAGGTGGTGCAGGAATGGAGGATATCAAGAGCAGGATGGTGGAGCTCAGTGTTCAGGCAGGAGTGAGCTGTGTTCATACAGCCTTCATTGCCATTAACAAAGACAGCAGACAGACTGTGAAAGGACCCCTGCTGCAGAGGAGAGTGCCAACAGCAG ATGTGTCTGGTGTTTATTGCTACCAGGGACCATATCAAGCCAGTTTGGATAATG atctaCTTCTAAAATCATCGTTAAGCG ggATGTTTTCTTCCCGACGCAGTGGAA GTTTTGCCAGGTGTAAATCCTATGTAAACGCAAAGTTTGTAGGAGCCTGTGCAGGAATCATTGGTTTTAAGAAGTCATTGAAAT CCAACAAGGGTTTTCCTGTTCAAGAACAGAAGAGTGGAATTCCGCAAA AGGTCACGGCTTTATTTAGCAGTCGTtatgaaacttcagctgtgctGTCTGGTCAGGAAATCTCTCAAGGCAAACAAGAGG tcgATGTTGAGCTCCAGAAGGACTCTTTGCTCCAGCTGGTTTCTCTCCAGAAGGCGTCAGGCTGCTGGGATCTGACCCCCACACTGGCTCATGTGTTTGGTAAGACAGAGGATGAGCTGACCAATCAGAAACCAGCAGAG GTGAATCAGTCCGTTTGGGCCACTCTTCTGGCTCTCATCTGGTTATACGGCTGTAAAATAAAGGATCAGGTTGAGTGGCAGTTTGTGGCCATGAAGGCGGCATCATGGATCCGCTCTCAGAAAG TTTGTGAAATTGAGGTGCCCGAGCGGTTGATCATGTCTTATGATGCGCTCAGGACGTTCGGCACGGCGCAGAGGTGCAGACAGGTGCCAGTCCGCCAGGCCACCGAGCAGGAGATTTTACTTGCACACAG TGAGGAATATCTGGAGGCCGTGAAACAAACTCCAAAAATGACTGAGGAACAGCTGATGGAGTTTTCAAAGAAGTACAACGACGTCTATTTCCACCAA AACATCTATCACTGTGCTCAGTTAGCCGTGGGGGCCACGCTGCAGCTGGTGGACAGCGTCATGAAGAGAGAAGTTAGAAACGGCATGGCGCTGGTTAG GCCTCCCGGACACCACAGTCAGCGTTCTGCTGCAAACGGTTTCTGCGTGTTCAATAACGTGGCCATTGCAGCACTTTATGCTCAGAAAAACTACAGCGTAAACAG GATTTTGATAGTGGACTGGGATGTCCACCATGGACAGGGTGTCCAGTACTGCTTTGAGGAAGACCCAAG TGTGCTTTATTTTTCTTGGCATCGATATGAGCATCAGACCTTTTGGCCCAATCTCCCAGAGTCAGACTACACCAGCATCGGGAAAGGCAAAGGATCCGGATTCAACATTAACCTCCCCTGGAACAAG GTGGGGATGACGAACAGTGACTACCTCTCTGCCTTCTTCCACGTTCTTTTACCCGTCGCATACGAG TTTGATCCAGAACTGGTTCTGGTGTGTGCCGGTTTTGATTCCGCCATTGGTGACCCAGAG GGTGAAATGTGTGCCACCCCTGAGATCTTTGCCCACCTCACCCAACTCCTGATGCCCCTGGCTGCTGGCAAAATGTGTGTCGTCCTTGAG GGAGGGTACAACCTCAAATCTTTGACCCAATCGGTTTGCCAGACCGTCCAGACCCTTCTTGGAGATCCGGCCCCTCGTCTGTCAGAACACAGTGCCCCTTGTGTTAG TGCTCTGGATTCTATTGCGAATGTCCGTACAGCTCATTCACCGTACTGGAGCTGTTTTAAACACTTAG ACACTAATTCAGACAGGAGCATTAAACGTCGCAAACTGGAAGAGAAGAATGGTGGAGCGAAAGATGCAAAACCTTTACTGGAGACTGAAACCAAGAAGAAGATGGAGGATATTGTGTGGCCTGAACCCTTACCTAGATCATCACCTGCTCTGCGCACAGTTGTAGCTCCCCCTCCTGGTGTGGAGGTCGCACTGCCAGTGGGCTGCCAGGTTTTGGGGGAAATTTCCAAAAGTGCTTCTGATGTAGCACAAAAGATCAG AGATAAGCTTTTCCAAGACGCATCGGACCAAAAGATGCTCCAGCCCCTTGGAAATATCATTTCAGTTCTTGACCAAATGAAGAGTAAAGAG GTGTGTAATGGATGCGTTCTGGTGCCCGACTTGAATGTGTCCGTACAATGTTCTGTTGAACATGCACTCACCAGCCTTGCTAAACG GGTGCTGATTGTTTTTATTGGAGATGGAAAATTGCCAGTCGACACCACTGATGG GACGGCATTACTTGTGCAAATCTGCAGTGAAGAAGCGGAAGAAGAGAAGTCCGTCAACCACGTGTCATTGTGTCTAAGAATA GGGGAAAGTTTCACAGCAGGTTTCATGCAGATAGTGTTGGGTCTGCTTCTGCCCCTGGCTTATGAGTTTAACCCCTACCTGGTGCTGGGGGTTGTTGAGGAGGGTAAATGGAAAACTCTTTTGCCACCAGTCTGGGGTCACCTGATCAGTCTGCTTCAAGGCCTGGCACAGGGGCGAACGCTTGCCTTACTGCAG GGGTATGACAAAGACCTGGTGGAGGTTACAGCTGCTGCCCTCTCTGGGGCCCCTGCCCCTGCTCTTGGGGCCCTGGGGCCCCCCAAACCTGAAGATTTTCAGGCAATGGAAAAGCAAAGACAGAGGCTGCAGAAACGGTGGGGTCTACTCCGATGCACAG TTTCAGAAAGCTGA
- the LOC127638478 gene encoding von Willebrand factor A domain-containing protein 5A-like isoform X2 gives MMNSGGLVSEGKIPVPLKSISVDVQVQGHVVTVTSTLQYVNEEERHLEALFVFPLPADAAVCHFSAKIGEQEIVAEVQERQSARDQYDDAVSSGQQAFLLEESAESSDVFRLCVGCLSPGQNAAITIIYVTELAVQADHALRFCLPAVLNPRYTPAGSGGGIVSEISSVCGSVPYSLTLSVHVSSPNPISKLESNCTLDPLVFLNSEHTHATVNLSPGHMFDKDVELFLYYQNTHQPTAIVEAGVATDQPGSLMGDPVVMISLYPEFPEEVMSSLGSQGEFVFVVDRSGSMDDMMHHGKGAQSRIEGAKDTLLLLLKSLPMGCYFNIYGFGSHFESLFPKSVLYNQDTMDEALKRVKKMQADMVGTEILQPLKHIYNQPCYPDHPRQLFIFTDGEVFNTKEVLDLVKSHTHSHRCFSFGIGEGASTTLITGMAREGSGHAQFITGSDRMQPKVMQSLKLALQPAVVNISVKWTVQDGITVETLSQPINVIFHGQRTLIYAHLKGESSGSSEGTVTVTYSLKDQPVTNQLHFCLKPTEDTGLAVHRLAARALIQSLEQQERAGGAGMEDIKSRMVELSVQAGVSCVHTAFIAINKDSRQTVKGPLLQRRVPTADVSGVYCYQGPYQASLDNDLLLKSSLSGMFSSRRSGSFARCKSYVNAKFVGACAGIIGFKKSLKSNKGFPVQEQKSGIPQKVTALFSSRYETSAVLSGQEISQGKQEVDVELQKDSLLQLVSLQKASGCWDLTPTLAHVFGKTEDELTNQKPAEVNQSVWATLLALIWLYGCKIKDQVEWQFVAMKAASWIRSQKVCEIEVPERLIMSYDALRTFGTAQRCRQVPVRQATEQEILLAHSEEYLEAVKQTPKMTEEQLMEFSKKYNDVYFHQNIYHCAQLAVGATLQLVDSVMKREVRNGMALVRPPGHHSQRSAANGFCVFNNVAIAALYAQKNYSVNRILIVDWDVHHGQGVQYCFEEDPSVLYFSWHRYEHQTFWPNLPESDYTSIGKGKGSGFNINLPWNKVGMTNSDYLSAFFHVLLPVAYEFDPELVLVCAGFDSAIGDPEGEMCATPEIFAHLTQLLMPLAAGKMCVVLEGGYNLKSLTQSVCQTVQTLLGDPAPRLSEHSAPCVRH, from the exons ATGATGAACAGCGGTGGCCTTGTGTCTGAAGGAAAAATACCAG tgCCTCTGAAGAGCATCTCAGTGGATGTGCAAGTtcaggggcatgttgtcacagtcACGTCCACTCTGCAGTATGTGAATGAGGAAGAGCGCCACCTGGAGGCCTTGTTCGTCTTCCCTCTGCCAGCTGATGCTGCTGTCTGCCACTTCAGTGCCAAGATCGGAGAGCAGGAGATTGTGGCAGAGGTGCAAGAGAGGCAGAGT GCGAGAGATCAGTATGATGATGCTGTGAGCTCGGGTCAGCAGGCGTTTCTGTTGGAAGAGAGCGCAGAGAGTTCTGATGTGTTCAGACTGTGTGTTGGGTGTCTGTCACCGGGTCAGAACGCTGCCATCACCATCATCTACGTCACCGAGCTCGCTGTTCAGGCCGATCATGCCTTGCGCTTCTGTCTGCCTGCTGTACTCAACCCCCGATACACACCAGCAG GTTCAGGTGGTGGAATAGTTTCCGAGATTTCATCAGTATGTGGATCTGTTCCCTACTCTCTGACTCTCAGTGTTCATGTGAGCTCTCCAAACCCCATCTCCAAACTCGAGTCCAACTGCACTCTGGATCCTCTAGTGTTCCTCAACTCTGAACACACTCACGCAACG GTGAATCTGAGTCCCGGTCACATGTTTGATAAGGACGTTGAGCTGTTTCTGTACTATCAGAATACCCATCAGCCCACTGCCATAGTGGAGGCAGGAGTGGCCACTGACCAGCCAG GTTCTTTGATGGGGGATCCAGTAGTCATGATCAGTTTGTACCCAGAGTTCCCCGAGGAAGTGATGTCATCATTGGGATCTCAAGGCGAGTTTGTTTTCGTGGTTGACAGATCAGGTAGTATGGATGACATGATGCATCATGGGAAAGGAGCACAGAGTCGCATAGAAGGTGCAAAG GACACTCTACTCTTATTGTTGAAGAGTCTACCAATGGGATGCTACTTCAATATCTATGGATTTGGCTCTCATTTCGAGTCGTTATTCCC tAAGAGTGTTCTGTACAATCAGGACACAATGGATGAGGCTCTGAAGAGAGTGAAGAAAATGCAAGCAGACATGGTCGGCACTGAGATTTTACAACCGCTAAAACACATCTACAATCAGCCCTGTTACCCCGATCACCCCAGACAG CTGTTTATCTTCACTGATGGAGAGGTTTTTAACACTAAAGAGGTGCTGGACCTGGTGAAAAGTCATACTCACTCTCACAG GTGTTTCTCATTCGGGATTGGTGAGGGTGCAAGTACCACCCTCATTACAGGAATGGCCAGAGAGGGATCTGGTCACGCCCAGTTCATCACAGGCTCTGACCGCATGCAGCCCAAA GTGATGCAGTCCCTCAAGCTTGCATTGCAGCCTGCAGTAGTCAATATCTCTGTGAAGTGGACTGTGCAGGACGGCATTACTGTTGAGACACTATCCCAACCAATCAATGTAATCTTCCATGGTCAAAGGACACTAATATATGCCCATCTTAAAGGAGAG AGTTCAGGAAGTTCTGAAGGAACAGTGACTGTGACATACAGCCTGAAAGATCAACCAGTGACAAACCAGCTCCACTTCTGCCTGAAACCAACTGAAGACACTGG GTTGGCAGTCCACCGTCTGGCGGCTCGGGCCCTCATTCAATCGCTGGAGCAGCAGGAGAGGGCAGGTGGTGCAGGAATGGAGGATATCAAGAGCAGGATGGTGGAGCTCAGTGTTCAGGCAGGAGTGAGCTGTGTTCATACAGCCTTCATTGCCATTAACAAAGACAGCAGACAGACTGTGAAAGGACCCCTGCTGCAGAGGAGAGTGCCAACAGCAG ATGTGTCTGGTGTTTATTGCTACCAGGGACCATATCAAGCCAGTTTGGATAATG atctaCTTCTAAAATCATCGTTAAGCG ggATGTTTTCTTCCCGACGCAGTGGAA GTTTTGCCAGGTGTAAATCCTATGTAAACGCAAAGTTTGTAGGAGCCTGTGCAGGAATCATTGGTTTTAAGAAGTCATTGAAAT CCAACAAGGGTTTTCCTGTTCAAGAACAGAAGAGTGGAATTCCGCAAA AGGTCACGGCTTTATTTAGCAGTCGTtatgaaacttcagctgtgctGTCTGGTCAGGAAATCTCTCAAGGCAAACAAGAGG tcgATGTTGAGCTCCAGAAGGACTCTTTGCTCCAGCTGGTTTCTCTCCAGAAGGCGTCAGGCTGCTGGGATCTGACCCCCACACTGGCTCATGTGTTTGGTAAGACAGAGGATGAGCTGACCAATCAGAAACCAGCAGAG GTGAATCAGTCCGTTTGGGCCACTCTTCTGGCTCTCATCTGGTTATACGGCTGTAAAATAAAGGATCAGGTTGAGTGGCAGTTTGTGGCCATGAAGGCGGCATCATGGATCCGCTCTCAGAAAG TTTGTGAAATTGAGGTGCCCGAGCGGTTGATCATGTCTTATGATGCGCTCAGGACGTTCGGCACGGCGCAGAGGTGCAGACAGGTGCCAGTCCGCCAGGCCACCGAGCAGGAGATTTTACTTGCACACAG TGAGGAATATCTGGAGGCCGTGAAACAAACTCCAAAAATGACTGAGGAACAGCTGATGGAGTTTTCAAAGAAGTACAACGACGTCTATTTCCACCAA AACATCTATCACTGTGCTCAGTTAGCCGTGGGGGCCACGCTGCAGCTGGTGGACAGCGTCATGAAGAGAGAAGTTAGAAACGGCATGGCGCTGGTTAG GCCTCCCGGACACCACAGTCAGCGTTCTGCTGCAAACGGTTTCTGCGTGTTCAATAACGTGGCCATTGCAGCACTTTATGCTCAGAAAAACTACAGCGTAAACAG GATTTTGATAGTGGACTGGGATGTCCACCATGGACAGGGTGTCCAGTACTGCTTTGAGGAAGACCCAAG TGTGCTTTATTTTTCTTGGCATCGATATGAGCATCAGACCTTTTGGCCCAATCTCCCAGAGTCAGACTACACCAGCATCGGGAAAGGCAAAGGATCCGGATTCAACATTAACCTCCCCTGGAACAAG GTGGGGATGACGAACAGTGACTACCTCTCTGCCTTCTTCCACGTTCTTTTACCCGTCGCATACGAG TTTGATCCAGAACTGGTTCTGGTGTGTGCCGGTTTTGATTCCGCCATTGGTGACCCAGAG GGTGAAATGTGTGCCACCCCTGAGATCTTTGCCCACCTCACCCAACTCCTGATGCCCCTGGCTGCTGGCAAAATGTGTGTCGTCCTTGAG GGAGGGTACAACCTCAAATCTTTGACCCAATCGGTTTGCCAGACCGTCCAGACCCTTCTTGGAGATCCGGCCCCTCGTCTGTCAGAACACAGTGCCCCTTGTGTTAG ACACTAA